In Neodiprion pinetum isolate iyNeoPine1 chromosome 6, iyNeoPine1.2, whole genome shotgun sequence, one genomic interval encodes:
- the LOC124221850 gene encoding T-complex protein 11-like protein 1 isoform X3 yields the protein MKNEEEQKCNNNQASAPVETRVDNQRSAENKNTQQSQVQNFMLGGLTGASPPKFVSFEEIMKAANGMTNMALAHEIALDKNFKLETLDPPSDSFQKKVKETMHNIFWQLLAQELAEDPPNYNQALTLLGEIKTALEELLLPRHTKIRENINEVLDIDLIKQQAEQGILDFHHYANFIISIMAKLCAPVRDEKIAELATSTDVIETFRGILETLQLMKLDMANFTITLIRPEIVASSVEYEKKKFAEFLKVNEDGLQLTRKWLLRNLDMEKLTTSSTDINAVRQITHSLLTEAYLDLLEWKFNPDAETLMMDQGRLVELRNRTCRLCIAGSVLLVTNNTIGAPLQGVTSFKNSMKQHLAVLLESVHSNEELATVMVNIVLQVTADVKETLKEIGASELSPELESLLSAQILEIVKPDHKIRNLVNIRIRQFLQKIIQSQTAGPQQIPPGLSSLQEELAGIAAQFLIIVSHNRSVFGEYYLDIVTTAITGENAATPMNTE from the exons atgaaaaatgaagaggagcaaaaatgtaataataaccAGGCTAGCGCGCCAGTAGAAACTCGTGTGGACAATCAAAGATCAGCTGAAAACAAGAACACGCAACA aTCGCAGGTACAAAACTTTATGCTTGGAGGCCTAACCGGGGCATCTCCTCCGAAATTTGTGTCCTTTGAAGAAATAATGAAGGCAGCAAATGGTATGACCAATATGGCCCTAGCGCACGAAATCGctcttgataaaaatttcaaattggaaACGCTGGATCCACCAAGTGACAgctttcaaaaaaaagttaaagaaACAATGCATAATATATTCTGGCAGCTGTTAGCCCAAGAGTTGGCCGAGGATCCACCAAATTATAATCAAGCATTAACTCTTCttggtgaaataaaaacg GCTTTAGAAGAACTCCTATTGCCTCGGCATACGAAGATACGAGAAAACATTAACGAGGTCCTGGAcattgatttaattaaacAGCAGGCAGAGCAGGGAATTTTAGATTTCCATCATTACGCTAACTTTATTATCTCCATTATGGCAAAATTGTGCGCACCAGTCAGGGATGAAAAGATTGCAGAGCTAGCAACATCGACCGATGTTATTGAGACATTTAGGGGAATTTTGGAAACTTTGCAGTTGATGAAGCTTGACATGGCAAACTTCACGATAACTTTGATAAGACCTGAGATTGTTGCATCTAGtgttgaatatgaaaaaaagaaatttgctGAGTTTTTGAAGGTCAATGAAGATGGTCTCCAGTTAACGAGAAAATGGCTGCTCCGAAATTTGGATATGGAAAAATTGACCACATCTTCCACGGATATCAATGCAGTTCGTCAAATTACACACAGCTTACTAACTGAGGCGTACTTAGACCTCTTAGAATGGAAATTCAATCCAGATGCAGAG ACGCTGATGATGGACCAAGGGCGATTGGTAGAATTACGCAATCGAACCTGTAGATTATGCATAGCAGGATCAGTGTTGCTGGTAACTAACAACACTATTGGTGCCCCCCTTCAAGGGGTTACGAGTTTTAAGAATAGCATGAAACAGCATCTCGCCGTGCTTTTGGAATCCGTTCATTCCAACGA ggAGCTGGCAACTGTGATGGTCAACATTGTACTGCAAGTTACAGCCGATGTCAAGGAAACACTGAAGGAAATTGGTGCTTCAGAATTGTCTCCAGAGCTGGAGTCTCTTCTCAGTGCTCAGATATTAGAAATTGTCAAGCCTGATCACAAGATTCGAAATCTTGTCA ACATAAGAATCCGACAATTTCTACAAAAAATCATACAATCACAAACGGCAGGTCCGCAGCAGATACCTCCAGGGCTATCGTCTCTTCAGGAAGAACTAGCTGGTATCGCAGCGCAGTTTTTGATCATTGTATCCCATAATCGCAGTGTATTTGGCGAATATTATCTTGATATCGTGACCACGGCAATTACTGGCGAAAATGCTGCGACTCCCATGAATACTGAGTAG
- the AIF gene encoding apoptosis-inducing factor 1, mitochondrial encodes MLRYGYAIKNLSKITRKPCLSYEQIPLKYIGIISASRNYSDAGDKKPGNPNRPPGTTLKAEECIPSNQSKSKGSFSSDPVCPIDPNVECPLSPNRDCGKRPEPFEEDGNRKKQQRVWMQLLAALFITGATMYMVNRMGWLQTSETLQIPKQKKKKKAERKKVKIPAVSSEIVTEIPYLLIGGGTAAFSAFRSIKSRDPTAKVLVVTEEGDLPYMRPPLSKELWYNKDRETTEKLKFKQWNGSDRSLFYEPPEFYTPVPELAQSHKGGIGVALGWKVSQIDVVNRTAVLEDGHKIKYEKCLLATGASPKNLPIFETADDAIKSKIVPFRTIEDFLKLEESIRDSAVQNIVIVGGGFLGSEVACSLVRNLNPDQKTVHQIFKEKYIMAQVLPEYLSEWTTTKAMLEGVRCMPETEVADVEMKGGHLKLILTDGSKIDADQVIVAVGAQANTQLAQSSNLEIDAKVGGYLVNAELEARSDLWVAGDAACFYDVRLGRRRVEHHDHAVISGRLAGENMTGAGKPYLHQSMFWSDLGPEIGYEAIGIVDASLPTVGVFAKATDQDTPLAAVTASNEGLRSVSEEHNSQGNKSAAIIQATPVSQKHAPVEGLKSAESIKNVKSDKKDSKSCEDEGGNKVEKPRDDFGKGVIFYLRDDVVVGIVLWNIFNRMSIARQVLASGTRYDDLNEVAKLFSIHED; translated from the exons ATGTTAAGATACGGGTACGCGATCaagaatttatcaaaaattacaagaaaaccATGCCTGAGCTACGAGCAGATTCCTTTAAAATATATCG gtatTATAAGTGCCAGTCGAAACTACAGCGATGCCGGTGATAAGAAGCCGGGTAATCCTAACAGACCACCTGGCACTACATTGAAAGCGGAAGAATGCATTCCTTCAAATCAGTCGAAATCGAAGGGATCATTTTCCTCAGATCCTGTTTGTCCAATCGATCCGAATGTTGAATGCCCTTTGAGTCCCAACCGGGATTGTGGTAAAAGGCCAGAACCATTCGAGGAGGATGGCAACCGCAAGAAGCAGCAACGGGTATGGATGCAATTGCTGGCTGCTCTCTTCATCACTGGAGCCACCATGTACATG GTGAATCGAATGGGCTGGTTGCAAACATCTGAAACGCTTCAAATACCGAAACAAA agaagaagaaaaaagcagagagaaagaaagttAAGATTCCAGCTGTCTCTTCAGAAATAGTAACAGAAATTCCTTACCTCTTGATCGGGGGAGGAACAGCTGCTTTCTCAGCATTCAGGTCTATAAAATCAAGAGATCCCACAGCAAAG GTTCTGGTTGTAACGGAAGAAGGGGACCTCCCCTACATGAGGCCCCCGTTGTCCAAAGAGCTTTGGTATAACAAAGACAGAGAGACTAcagagaaattaaaattcaaacaatGGAACGGGTCAGACCGAAG CTTGTTCTATGAGCCTCCAGAATTTTACACTCCTGTTCCAGAATTAGCACAATCACATAAAGGAGGTATCGGCGTAGCTTTAGGATGGAAAGTTAGTCAAATTGACGTCGTTAATAGGACGGCAGTACTTGAAGATGgtcacaaaataaaatatgaaaaatgtttattagCCACTG GTGCCTCGCCCAAGAACCTTCCAATATTTGAAACTGCGGATGATGCAATTAAAAGTAAGATCGTACCATTCAGAACAATAGAAGACTTCCTCAAGCTAGAGGAGAGCATTCGTGATTCAGCAGTACAGAATATAGTTATTGTTGGTGGAGGATTCCTTGGTTCCGAAGTTGCGTGTTCTTTGGTCAGAAACT tAAATCCAGACCAAAAAACGGTTCATCAGATctttaaagaaaaatacataatgGCTCAAGTGCTGCCTGAATACTTGAGTGAATGGACTACGACCAAAGCAATGCTCGAAGGAGTGAGATGTATGCCTGAAACTGAGGTTGCAGATGTCGAAATGAAGGGTGGGCACTTGAAACTAATTTTAACAGATGGATCCAAA ATTGACGCAGATCAAGTTATCGTAGCAGTTGGTGCGCAAGCGAATACCCAATTAGCTCAATCTTCTAATCTTGAAATTGACGCAAAAGTTGGTGGTTATCTTGTTAATGCTGAATTAGAAGCAAGGAGCGATTTATGGGTCGCAGGGGATGCAGCTTGTTTCTATGACGTGAGATTGGGCAGAAGGCGAGTTGAGCATCACGATCACGCTGTTATATCTGGAAGATTAGCAGGCGAAAATATGACTGGCGCTG GTAAACCCTACTTGCATCAGTCCATGTTCTGGTCAGATCTTGGACCTGAAATTGGTTACGAAGCAATAGGAATCGTTGACGCATCCTTACCAACAGTAGGGGTCTTTGCTAAGGCAACGGATCAAGACACCCCGCTTGCTGCTGTTACTGCATCCAACGAGGGTTTGAGATCAGTTAGTGAAGAG CACAATTCACAGGGTAACAAATCGGCAGCAATTATACAAGCAACACCGGTATCCCAGAAGCACGCACCTGTAGAAGGGTTGAAGTCAGCAGAGTCTATAAAGAATGtcaaaagtgacaaaaaagaCAGTAAATCATGTGAAGACGAGGGAGGAAATAAAGTAGAGAAGCCCCGTGACGACTTTGGAAAGGGAGTTATATTCTATCTACGCGATGACGTCGTAGTTGGCATTGTCTTGTGGAACATATTCAATCGCATGTCCATTGCTCGACAG GTTTTGGCTAGTGGAACAAGGTACGACGATCTGAACGAGGTAGCTAAACTGTTTAGCATTCACGAAGACTGA
- the LOC124221855 gene encoding uncharacterized protein — MDPRVKRGQDINTWASVNSKRKVAAYILRVMWRGATFTCCKIGILHSRKMILGQFPRKLRAVRVLLSKDCYAPIQCPEPCESTCLMDELPVPCGSWQQKFDTKMRQSNRALMIGGGFFIFTIIAMHKFGYVRGYNVPLFY, encoded by the exons ATGG ATCCTCGAGTTAAACGTGGTCAAGACATTAACACGTGGGCCTCAGTAAACAGTAAACGTAAAGTTGCTGCGTACATTTTACGTGTGATGTGGCGTGGCGCAACTTTTACATGCTGCAAAATTGGAATTCTTCATTCCAGAAAAATGATACTGG GACAATTTCCACGGAAGTTGAGGGCAGTTAGAGTATTGCTCTCGAAAGATTGTTATGCACCAATTCAATGTCCTGAGCCGTGCGAAAGTACTTGTTTAATGGACGAATTGCCAGTTCCCTGTGGATCGTGGCAACAGAAGTTTGATACGAAGATGAGGCAGTCTAATAGAGCTTTAATGATCGGAGGAGGATTTTTCATATTCACTATAATAGCT ATGCACAAATTCGGATACGTTCGAGGATACAATGTTCCGCTATTTTACTGA
- the LOC124221850 gene encoding T-complex protein 11-like protein 1 isoform X2 produces the protein MFDRGDKMKNEEEQKCNNNQASAPVETRVDNQRSAENKNTQQSQVQNFMLGGLTGASPPKFVSFEEIMKAANGMTNMALAHEIALDKNFKLETLDPPSDSFQKKVKETMHNIFWQLLAQELAEDPPNYNQALTLLGEIKTALEELLLPRHTKIRENINEVLDIDLIKQQAEQGILDFHHYANFIISIMAKLCAPVRDEKIAELATSTDVIETFRGILETLQLMKLDMANFTITLIRPEIVASSVEYEKKKFAEFLKVNEDGLQLTRKWLLRNLDMEKLTTSSTDINAVRQITHSLLTEAYLDLLEWKFNPDAETLMMDQGRLVELRNRTCRLCIAGSVLLVTNNTIGAPLQGVTSFKNSMKQHLAVLLESVHSNEELATVMVNIVLQVTADVKETLKEIGASELSPELESLLSAQILEIVKPDHKIRNLVNIRIRQFLQKIIQSQTAGPQQIPPGLSSLQEELAGIAAQFLIIVSHNRSVFGEYYLDIVTTAITGENAATPMNTE, from the exons ATGTTCGACAG AggtgataaaatgaaaaatgaagaggagcaaaaatgtaataataaccAGGCTAGCGCGCCAGTAGAAACTCGTGTGGACAATCAAAGATCAGCTGAAAACAAGAACACGCAACA aTCGCAGGTACAAAACTTTATGCTTGGAGGCCTAACCGGGGCATCTCCTCCGAAATTTGTGTCCTTTGAAGAAATAATGAAGGCAGCAAATGGTATGACCAATATGGCCCTAGCGCACGAAATCGctcttgataaaaatttcaaattggaaACGCTGGATCCACCAAGTGACAgctttcaaaaaaaagttaaagaaACAATGCATAATATATTCTGGCAGCTGTTAGCCCAAGAGTTGGCCGAGGATCCACCAAATTATAATCAAGCATTAACTCTTCttggtgaaataaaaacg GCTTTAGAAGAACTCCTATTGCCTCGGCATACGAAGATACGAGAAAACATTAACGAGGTCCTGGAcattgatttaattaaacAGCAGGCAGAGCAGGGAATTTTAGATTTCCATCATTACGCTAACTTTATTATCTCCATTATGGCAAAATTGTGCGCACCAGTCAGGGATGAAAAGATTGCAGAGCTAGCAACATCGACCGATGTTATTGAGACATTTAGGGGAATTTTGGAAACTTTGCAGTTGATGAAGCTTGACATGGCAAACTTCACGATAACTTTGATAAGACCTGAGATTGTTGCATCTAGtgttgaatatgaaaaaaagaaatttgctGAGTTTTTGAAGGTCAATGAAGATGGTCTCCAGTTAACGAGAAAATGGCTGCTCCGAAATTTGGATATGGAAAAATTGACCACATCTTCCACGGATATCAATGCAGTTCGTCAAATTACACACAGCTTACTAACTGAGGCGTACTTAGACCTCTTAGAATGGAAATTCAATCCAGATGCAGAG ACGCTGATGATGGACCAAGGGCGATTGGTAGAATTACGCAATCGAACCTGTAGATTATGCATAGCAGGATCAGTGTTGCTGGTAACTAACAACACTATTGGTGCCCCCCTTCAAGGGGTTACGAGTTTTAAGAATAGCATGAAACAGCATCTCGCCGTGCTTTTGGAATCCGTTCATTCCAACGA ggAGCTGGCAACTGTGATGGTCAACATTGTACTGCAAGTTACAGCCGATGTCAAGGAAACACTGAAGGAAATTGGTGCTTCAGAATTGTCTCCAGAGCTGGAGTCTCTTCTCAGTGCTCAGATATTAGAAATTGTCAAGCCTGATCACAAGATTCGAAATCTTGTCA ACATAAGAATCCGACAATTTCTACAAAAAATCATACAATCACAAACGGCAGGTCCGCAGCAGATACCTCCAGGGCTATCGTCTCTTCAGGAAGAACTAGCTGGTATCGCAGCGCAGTTTTTGATCATTGTATCCCATAATCGCAGTGTATTTGGCGAATATTATCTTGATATCGTGACCACGGCAATTACTGGCGAAAATGCTGCGACTCCCATGAATACTGAGTAG
- the LOC124221850 gene encoding T-complex protein 11-like protein 1 isoform X1, which produces MFDRYKVLRSAGVVWGITICCLLFNRKLPGSRIFFSLIPAFLWRGDKMKNEEEQKCNNNQASAPVETRVDNQRSAENKNTQQSQVQNFMLGGLTGASPPKFVSFEEIMKAANGMTNMALAHEIALDKNFKLETLDPPSDSFQKKVKETMHNIFWQLLAQELAEDPPNYNQALTLLGEIKTALEELLLPRHTKIRENINEVLDIDLIKQQAEQGILDFHHYANFIISIMAKLCAPVRDEKIAELATSTDVIETFRGILETLQLMKLDMANFTITLIRPEIVASSVEYEKKKFAEFLKVNEDGLQLTRKWLLRNLDMEKLTTSSTDINAVRQITHSLLTEAYLDLLEWKFNPDAETLMMDQGRLVELRNRTCRLCIAGSVLLVTNNTIGAPLQGVTSFKNSMKQHLAVLLESVHSNEELATVMVNIVLQVTADVKETLKEIGASELSPELESLLSAQILEIVKPDHKIRNLVNIRIRQFLQKIIQSQTAGPQQIPPGLSSLQEELAGIAAQFLIIVSHNRSVFGEYYLDIVTTAITGENAATPMNTE; this is translated from the exons ATGTTCGACAG GTATAAAGTTTTACGCAGTGCTGGTGTGGTATGGGGAATTACGATCTGTTGTCTCTTGTTCAATCGCAAATTGCCAGGCTCGAGGATATTCTTTAGTTTAATCCCTGCTTTTCTTTGGCG AggtgataaaatgaaaaatgaagaggagcaaaaatgtaataataaccAGGCTAGCGCGCCAGTAGAAACTCGTGTGGACAATCAAAGATCAGCTGAAAACAAGAACACGCAACA aTCGCAGGTACAAAACTTTATGCTTGGAGGCCTAACCGGGGCATCTCCTCCGAAATTTGTGTCCTTTGAAGAAATAATGAAGGCAGCAAATGGTATGACCAATATGGCCCTAGCGCACGAAATCGctcttgataaaaatttcaaattggaaACGCTGGATCCACCAAGTGACAgctttcaaaaaaaagttaaagaaACAATGCATAATATATTCTGGCAGCTGTTAGCCCAAGAGTTGGCCGAGGATCCACCAAATTATAATCAAGCATTAACTCTTCttggtgaaataaaaacg GCTTTAGAAGAACTCCTATTGCCTCGGCATACGAAGATACGAGAAAACATTAACGAGGTCCTGGAcattgatttaattaaacAGCAGGCAGAGCAGGGAATTTTAGATTTCCATCATTACGCTAACTTTATTATCTCCATTATGGCAAAATTGTGCGCACCAGTCAGGGATGAAAAGATTGCAGAGCTAGCAACATCGACCGATGTTATTGAGACATTTAGGGGAATTTTGGAAACTTTGCAGTTGATGAAGCTTGACATGGCAAACTTCACGATAACTTTGATAAGACCTGAGATTGTTGCATCTAGtgttgaatatgaaaaaaagaaatttgctGAGTTTTTGAAGGTCAATGAAGATGGTCTCCAGTTAACGAGAAAATGGCTGCTCCGAAATTTGGATATGGAAAAATTGACCACATCTTCCACGGATATCAATGCAGTTCGTCAAATTACACACAGCTTACTAACTGAGGCGTACTTAGACCTCTTAGAATGGAAATTCAATCCAGATGCAGAG ACGCTGATGATGGACCAAGGGCGATTGGTAGAATTACGCAATCGAACCTGTAGATTATGCATAGCAGGATCAGTGTTGCTGGTAACTAACAACACTATTGGTGCCCCCCTTCAAGGGGTTACGAGTTTTAAGAATAGCATGAAACAGCATCTCGCCGTGCTTTTGGAATCCGTTCATTCCAACGA ggAGCTGGCAACTGTGATGGTCAACATTGTACTGCAAGTTACAGCCGATGTCAAGGAAACACTGAAGGAAATTGGTGCTTCAGAATTGTCTCCAGAGCTGGAGTCTCTTCTCAGTGCTCAGATATTAGAAATTGTCAAGCCTGATCACAAGATTCGAAATCTTGTCA ACATAAGAATCCGACAATTTCTACAAAAAATCATACAATCACAAACGGCAGGTCCGCAGCAGATACCTCCAGGGCTATCGTCTCTTCAGGAAGAACTAGCTGGTATCGCAGCGCAGTTTTTGATCATTGTATCCCATAATCGCAGTGTATTTGGCGAATATTATCTTGATATCGTGACCACGGCAATTACTGGCGAAAATGCTGCGACTCCCATGAATACTGAGTAG